The Daucus carota subsp. sativus chromosome 2, DH1 v3.0, whole genome shotgun sequence genome includes a window with the following:
- the LOC108208876 gene encoding phosphoribulokinase, chloroplastic, whose amino-acid sequence MAVCTAYNVKSLNSSYSVSTPAKSHLGFHQNQVFFYSSGSKKTNYRRSGSSVITCADSGTIVIGLAADSGCGKSTFMRRLTSVFGGAAEPPRGGNPDSNTLISDTTTVICLDDYHSLDRTGRKEKGVTALDPKANDFDLMYEQVKAIKEGIAVQKPIYNHVSGLLDPPELIKPPKILVIEGLHPMYDERVRDLLDFSIYLDISNEVKFAWKIQRDMAERGHSLESIKASIEARKPDFDAYIDPQKQYADAVIEVLPTQLIPDDNEGKVLRVKLIMKEGVEFFSPVYLFDEGSTISWIPCGRKLTCSYPGIKFAYGPDSYFGNEVSVLEMDGQFDRLDELIYVESHLSNISTKFYGEVTQQMLKHSDFPGSNNGTGLFQTIVGLKIRDLYEQLTATKAGAPLQATKA is encoded by the exons ATGGCTGTTTGCACAGCTTACAATGTCAAGTCTTTGAACTCAAGCTACTCAGTCTCAACACCAGCAAAATCCCACCTAGGATTTCACCAAAATCAAGTCTTTTTCTACAGCAGTGGCTCCAAGAAAACAAACTACAGGAGATCAGGCAGCTCAGTAATAACATGCGCAGACTCTGGAACAATTGTGATTGGTTTAGCAGCTGATTCAGGTTGCGGAAAGAGTACTTTTATGAGGAGACTGACAAGTGTTTTCGGAGGTGCTGCAGAACCACCAAGAGGAGGGAACCCTGATTCAAACACCTTGATCAGTGACACTACAACTGTCATATGTCTGGATGATTATCATTCACTTGACAGAACTGGAAGAAAAGAGAAGGGAGTCACAGCACTTGACCCCAAAGCCAATGACTTTGATCTTATGTATGAACAAGTTAAGGCTATTAAAGAAGGCATTGCTGTTCAGAAGCCTATCTACAACCATGTTTCTGGCCTTTTGGACCCTCCAGAGCTCATCAAGCCACCAAAGATCCTTGTCATCGAAGGACTACACCCAAT GTATGATGAAAGGGTGAGGGATCTCTTGGACTTCAGTATCTACTTAGATATCAGCAATGAGGTTAAGTTTGCATGGAAAATTCAG AGGGACATGGCAGAAAGAGGACACAGCCTCGAGAGTATCAAAGCCAGTATTGAAGCCAGAAAGCCTGATTTCGATGCTTACATTG ACCCACAAAAACAATATGCAGATGCAGTTATAGAAGTGTTGCCAACGCAGCTCATTCCCGATGACAATGAGGGGAAGGTTCTCAGAGTGAAGCTGATAATGAAAGAGGGAGTAGAGTTTTTCAGTCCAGTTTACCTGTTTGATGAAGGCTCCACAATTTCTTGGATACCTTGTGGCAGAAAACTCACTTGCTCGTACCCTGGCATCAAGTTTGCCTATGGTCCTGACTCCTACTTTGGCAATGAG GTTTCTGTGTTGGAGATGGATGGACAATTCGACAGATTGGATGAGCTCATCTACGTCGAGAGCCATTTGAGTAACATTTCAACCAAATTCTATGGTGAGGTGACACAGCAAATGCTAAAGCATTCTGATTTCCCTGGTAGTAACAATGGAACAGGTCTTTTCCAGACCATTGTTGGATTAAAAATTCGAGACCTTTACGAGCAACTTACTGCCACTAAGGCTGGAGCTCCTCTGCAAGCTACAAAAGCCTAA
- the LOC108208878 gene encoding secretory carrier-associated membrane protein 4 isoform X2 has protein sequence MNRRDDQNPFDEEAVNPFSNGNADPGSKSRIPKMVANTLGFGQKNDANVDIPLDSMKDPKKKEKELAAWDAELKKRERDLKRREDAVAGGINICLVFNLIAVTVCWIKHGGVKIFFLATIYMLLGCPLSYVLWYRPLYRAMRTDSALKFSWFFLFYMLHIAFCIFAAIAPPIVFHGKSLTGILAAVDVFSDHVLVGVFYLIGFAFFCLESLLSLWVLQKVYLYFRGHK, from the exons ATGAATCGCAGGGACGATCAAAACCCGTTTGATGAGGAAGCCGTCAATCCATTCTCG AATGGCAATGCTGATCCTGGATCGAAGTCGCGTATCCCAAAAATGGTTGCCAATACCCTGGGTTTTGGCCAAAAAAATGATGCAAATGTGGATATACCATTAGATTCAATGAAA GATCCTAAGAAAAAGGAGAAAGAGCTAGCAGCTTGGGATGCAGAACTAAAGAAGAGGGAAAGG GACCTCAAACGCAGAGAAGATGCTGTTGCCGGTG GTATTAACATTTGTCTTGTATTTAACCTCATTGCTGTGACTGTTTGTTGGATTAAGCATGGCG GTGTTAAGATTTTCTTCCTTGCCACTATCTACATGCTACTTGGATGCCCACTTTCATATGTTTTGTGGTACAGACCACTATATCGTGCAATGAG GACAGACAGTGCTTTGAAGTTCAGTTGGTTTTTTCTGTTTTACATG CTCCATATTGCCTTTTGCATATTTGCTGCCATAGCTCCTCCCATTGTCTTCCATGGGAAGTCATTGAC GGGCATTCTTGCAGCTGTTGATGTCTTCTCTGACCATGTTTTGGTGGGG GTCTTCTATCTAATTGGCTTTGCTTTCTTTTGTCTCGAATCACTTTTGAGCTTGTGGGTACTTCAG AAAGTGTACCTATATTTTCGAGGGCACAAGTGA
- the LOC108208878 gene encoding secretory carrier-associated membrane protein 4 isoform X1, with protein MNRRDDQNPFDEEAVNPFSNGNADPGSKSRIPKMVANTLGFGQKNDANVDIPLDSMKDPKKKEKELAAWDAELKKRERDLKRREDAVAGANVPADDKNWPPFFPIIHHDIANEIPVNAQRLQYLAFASWLGINICLVFNLIAVTVCWIKHGGVKIFFLATIYMLLGCPLSYVLWYRPLYRAMRTDSALKFSWFFLFYMLHIAFCIFAAIAPPIVFHGKSLTGILAAVDVFSDHVLVGVFYLIGFAFFCLESLLSLWVLQKVYLYFRGHK; from the exons ATGAATCGCAGGGACGATCAAAACCCGTTTGATGAGGAAGCCGTCAATCCATTCTCG AATGGCAATGCTGATCCTGGATCGAAGTCGCGTATCCCAAAAATGGTTGCCAATACCCTGGGTTTTGGCCAAAAAAATGATGCAAATGTGGATATACCATTAGATTCAATGAAA GATCCTAAGAAAAAGGAGAAAGAGCTAGCAGCTTGGGATGCAGAACTAAAGAAGAGGGAAAGG GACCTCAAACGCAGAGAAGATGCTGTTGCCGGTG CCAATGTCCCAGCAGATGATAAAAACTGGCCTCCATTTTTTCCAATTATACACCATGATATTGCTAATGAGATACCAGTAAATGCTCAGAGGTTGCAGTATTTGGCTTTTGCCAGCTGGTTAG GTATTAACATTTGTCTTGTATTTAACCTCATTGCTGTGACTGTTTGTTGGATTAAGCATGGCG GTGTTAAGATTTTCTTCCTTGCCACTATCTACATGCTACTTGGATGCCCACTTTCATATGTTTTGTGGTACAGACCACTATATCGTGCAATGAG GACAGACAGTGCTTTGAAGTTCAGTTGGTTTTTTCTGTTTTACATG CTCCATATTGCCTTTTGCATATTTGCTGCCATAGCTCCTCCCATTGTCTTCCATGGGAAGTCATTGAC GGGCATTCTTGCAGCTGTTGATGTCTTCTCTGACCATGTTTTGGTGGGG GTCTTCTATCTAATTGGCTTTGCTTTCTTTTGTCTCGAATCACTTTTGAGCTTGTGGGTACTTCAG AAAGTGTACCTATATTTTCGAGGGCACAAGTGA